TGGCTTTCTGGGTGGTAGACACTGCCGAACCGATGGGTTATCCCTAGAACACCCTCTACTCTGGCCAAGTGTTCGTTTTTAAAGTGGGTGCCATTGTCTGTACAGACTTTAGTGGGGACACCGTATCGGGGAATCAGTTCCTGGGTAAGGATGTtgaccaccgtctcaccatcctcCGCCCTCGTGGGGAAAGCTTCTACCCATCTCGAGAATCGGTCCACTATAACTAACAGGTATCGGTGGTTCTTGGGGGTCCTTAATCTTGCTCCCATGTCCGTGAAATCCATACAAATTTCCTGCCATGGTCCCGTGGGGTTGGGGAATTTGAGCATCGGATGAGGCAGTGGTTTCCGGGCATTGTGTTCATTACAGATTTTACATTCAGCTCTCAAATTTTCCATGTGCTCCTTCAATTTTGGAGCCCACCAGTGATTCTTTATAAGTTTTATTACCTTGGCTATCCCTATGTGGGTGGGCCCATGGATCTCCTTAAATAGTGACGGTAGTAATGCCCTGGGTGCTACTATCTCCCCTCCCTCGGACCGCCATATATGGTGGTCCGTATCTCCCACAGTGAAGTGTTGTCGAGCAGCTCCCTTGTTAACCCACCCCTGACGCTCTGCTTCCGATGCTGCCCCCTGTAACTCAGCAAGGTGGAGCAGAGCATCCGCTTGGAGCAACGGAGCGACCTGTAAACCTCGGGATTCCGGCTGGGCCAGAGGTTCACAGTCTGAGGTGTCCCTCCCGGACCTCAGGGTGGTCATTTGAATTGCGGCTTTTGCCGCCCTgtcagctgcatcattacctctagCCTCGGGGGTGTTTGAGGAGCTGTGGCCTGCCACCTTTATCACTGCGACCTGAGTCGGTAGGCGGACTGCCCTTAGTAACCTGCGGAGAGGTCCTTCATGCTTCACCGGGGTACCAGCCGCAGTCCTGAAACCCCGCCGGATCCAAGCTGCTCCCTCTACATGCACAGCCCCCCACGCGTAGTTAGAGTCGGTGTAAATATTGACTCGCAAACCCTCACTAAGCTCTAAGGCGCGCAGGAGGCCGTAGACCTCGGCCAGTTGGGCTGAGGCTGGTTGTGGGATCTCGTCTGCCTCCAGGGTCCGGAATGCCCGGCCCTGCCGCTGCACCACCGCGTACGAGGCCCGTACACCGGTGTCATCCCTGCGACTGCTACCATCCGTGAAGAGGTCCCAATCGGGCTCATCAAGGGGTTCCATGAATAGATCCCGCCGGACCTTTCGCTCCTCGGCCACACGTGCAACGCAATCGTGGGCCTCTAGCGTCCCGGAATTGACCCCCGCGGTCATGTTACGGGAATGGTCACGGGTCGGCTTGAAAGAGATGTGCGGGGCTAGGAGGGTGTCCTCCATCTTTATCTGTCGATTAGCCGAGAAACTGAAGGCGTCAGACGCTAGCAGCGCGCTGACACTGTGATCCGTGTGGATCAGCAGGGGGTGGCACAGGACAATATGGGAGGTGTGATTCACAGCGCGAGTGACAGCCGCTAGAAAACGGGCACAAGCAGGCTGTCCCTGCTCAACGGGCTCAAGTCGGCAGCTATAGTAGCCCAGGACCCGCCGGGATCCTCGGTCGCGCTGATAGAGGACCGCATTCGCCCGCCCATCAGTCTCAGAAACGTCCAGGTGGAATTCCCGGCGGTAGTCGGGATGGGCCAGTACAGCAGCAGCCCCAAGGGCCTGCTTTACCTGTCGGAAAGCGGTTTCCCTCGTAGAGTCCCAGCTGAGGGTGCTCTTGAGGCGCTTAGTCCCGGCCTCCGTGATCATGGCTCGCAAGGGGCCAGTGAGACCGACAAGTTCGGGAGTAGCCGCATAGGCCAAGGAAAGCCATCATATCCTGCACGGTCCGGGGAAGCCCATACGAGAGAATGGCCTCGCGGTGGGCATCCGAGAGAGTCGTACCCCCCTTCCCTATGATTCTGCCCATAAATGCTACCGATCGGCGTGCTATCTGGCATTTCGATTTTTTGACCTTGAATCCCTCCCTTGCCAGCGCGTCCAGGAGAACGCGAACAGCCTCCAGATTAGCTTCATCGGTAACACTGGCAACAAGGAGGTCGTCAACATATTGGACAATGGTGGTGTCCGCCGGGAGCGGAAGGGCCCGAAGGATGGGTGTGAGTGCTGCGCTGAAAAGGCCAGGAGAGTCCTTGTAGCCCTGCGGGAGCCTGTTGTAAGTGTACCGGCAGCCTTGGAAAGTGAAGGCAAACCAGGCCTGACAATCGGGATGGAGGGGGAGACAGAAGAAGGCATTTGCTAAATCTACCACCGAATAATACTGCATGGATGGGTTAAGGGCGTGGAGGGCAACGTAAGGGTCCGGAACCTTTAGATTCAAGGTCTCAGTGGCGTCATTAATTGCCCTGAGGTCGTGGACCATTCGCCACCCTTTTCCCAGGCCCTTGGACACAGGAAGGATCGGCGTGTTCCACCGACCTCCCTCTATACGTCGCAGCACCCTGACCTCCAGGAGTCCCTCAATGGTGGGCCCAATCCCCGCGACTTGGTCCGGGGACAAGGGATATTGGGGCACCCAGACGCAGTGTTTGACCTCGGGTTTAAGCTGGAGCCGCACTGCCCCTTTGAGGCGCCCGGTGTCATGGGGATGAGTGGTCCATAGGGAGGGGTTAGCATCCCGAAGGATCTGGGCGGCCTCCCTATGATCTACGGTATCTAGGTGTAGGGCGCGCTCCACTGTACGCTTCTCGTACAAGCCTTCCTCTCTGAGGGCAAGAGGACGTCTCTGGAAGCAGCCATCTAGGGACACTTCTTCCGGTCCCCCTCCCACTATCCTGTACTGGCACTGCAGCGCCGCGCAGACCATTGGGCCAAGATTCCGTGCCTCGTACCCAGGGGCAATGGCCAGCGTGACATGCGGTGCCGACTCAACACCAGCCTGAAACCAGTCAGTCTGCTCGTCGCTTAATTTCACTGCCgctgccaccccttcccttcctGCTATTAGGTAGGCCAACTGAATAGCGGTGCGGGTGCCCCGGGCGTGGGCAGTGAACCGCGCGTCGTATTCGGGGTCACTTACGGTTATGTAGTTTAGGGTCACGTGGTAGGGATCGCGCGGTGGATGGTAGAATTGTGAATCGGGTACGGTGGGGAGCCACTCCTCGAACTCACGAAGGAGCCCCACCGTCCGTTGGTCATACAAAAGCCTAATCCAGTAAATACTGATCACCTCAGATTGGGATTCTGGTGCAGGGGTGAAGATGTATTGGCCGGCGGCATGGTCAGTGATCCCCTTCTGACCCGGCCATATCAGCCGGAGCCCGGCCGGGGAGCAGAAAATCTTCGCCCCCAATTTGGAGAGGGCATCACGGGCTAGGAGATTGACTGGACACTTCGGGGCCAGCAGAAAGGGCAAGGTAATTCTCTGGGTTCCAATAACAAGTGTGGCGGGATGTGTATATGGTCGGGCCTCAATCGTCCCCGAGAATCCCACAGTTTCTAATGAATTGCCCGAGAGGGTGAGATGGCGGGGTAATTTGGTGATCGTAGAGGCGGCTGCCCCCGTGTCGACCATAAACTCGATAGCCTCCCCGCAAAGTTTTGCCCGGATCATGGGGGGCTTATGGGGAGGCGTCACCCTCGGGGATTCTCGCGGGCCCCGTCAGAATTGCTCGGGATAAGGGGGGTAATCATATTCCTCGTCTGGATCGACCAGCGGGCCATCCTGAACCCCCTGCAGTTCCTGGTTCTCCTGTGATCCATGCCATCCCCCCTTTACCTCTTCCCTACCTTGGGGTTGTCTCGGCCTGGGTTCCATTGGCCGGCCTCTACCAGCCCCTTTCCTAGCTTTAGAGGGAGGTCCTTGTCCTCGCCCGTGCCTTCCCTGGAGCCAACCCCGTCCCATAGGCGGATTTTCGGCCCGGCAATCCCTGGCATAGTGGCCGAACTCATTACAGCTCCAGCATATTACTTGCGGATTGCGTCCCTGCGAGTGCGGGGGACCAGGTGGGTAGTAGCCCCGGGGTTGGCCCTTTAGTGGGGCTGGGTGGCCGTACGGGTGCTGATAGAATTGTGGCTGGGGGAGTACGGGGACCTGCGGGATCAACGCCTGAGCCGCATGCTTGGCGCTAGCTTGCTCTAAGACCTTGCTCAGCTGTTCCACGACCTGCTGGGAAATTTTTGACGCCTGTCCTTCTGCCTTATTCTTCTCTGAACTCCTATATCTATTTAGATAGTGGTCTACCTGGCGTTTCCACTGATCCTCGGGGAGTGCGTCAAGGCCAACGATATTATCTCGCAATTTCGACTGGACGGGGGGCGGCAGCCCCGCCAAGATACCGTGGCGGAAATGGGCCACTGCCAGGGCTGAACTATCGGGTCGCTCCCCGGTACCTGCCTCCCATTGTTCCCAGGCCCGACTGAGGTACTCGTGGGTGTCCTCCCCTTCCCTGAGGCGGAGGGTGGCCAAGGCGTCCAAAgagaaggaggtggggtagctctCCCTGAGGGAGTCCCAAAACCGGTTCCTAAACGGGTCAAATAGGGATGACTCATCTGCGCGGGAGCACTTTGCCAGCTTCTGTGCTCGGCTCAGTGCCTCTTCCGCCCTTACCTTCAGCAATATGGTACGTATATCGGCTAGGGCTAAGCGGTCCTGGCAGGTCTCCCTCTCAAAGGTCCGTATCCACGCCGCCGCCCCATTTGCTAGTGGCGGCAGCTTTTTTATCAATGTGTCCAGATCAGTACGGGCCCAGGGGACATACTTTACTCCTCCCCCATGTGTGGCCAGTAAGGGGCCCTGTAGACCCGGCCAGGAGATACCATCCCCCGGCGTGCTAACCGCGTCCATGCTATCTCTATCCTCCGAGGGGTCGGGTTCGTTGGTCTGATTTACGGATGGGCTGCCTTTTACCAGTGTGGCTCGCAGTCCAGACCCTGTGACTACTACTGAGTCCTCCTCAGGAGACTCGGTCTGTCGCCTCAGCTCAGGGTCTCTCTTGCCACCTAGAATCGTGAGGGCGGCATGTCGGCCAGCCTGGGCGACGTGCTGGAATGACTCTGAGTGGGGAGGTTCGGAGGGCAGGCACCAGTCCGGCCAGTCCTCCCCTACCTTCGGGAGGGCGGCATGGGCTTTGTGTGCCCTCGCCTCCTCCCCTGTCAGGGCAGTGAGTTCGTTTAGTTGCTGGCTGTGCTGCGTTAGCAGGGTGAGCATATGTTCTCGGATGGGGTCCTCTACGTCAATAATACCACCTTTTATTTCCATCATAGGAGCTTGGACATTCTCCTGCGGGGCTGACGGGACTGATGGTGCTAGATCTGCTTTGGGTGGCTGGGGGGGCTCTGCATATGGTGGAGGGGCCGTTACTGGGATATTGTGATGCGGGGCATGAGCGGCGTTAGACCATCCGGAGGGAAATGGTGGGTAAAGAGGCTGGTGGTCTATGATCCACCCTGGGTCTGCGGGGTCAGTCTCGGGGTC
This genomic stretch from Hemitrygon akajei unplaced genomic scaffold, sHemAka1.3 Scf000064, whole genome shotgun sequence harbors:
- the LOC140721918 gene encoding protein NYNRIN-like; amino-acid sequence: MITEAGTKRLKSTLSWDSTRETAFRQVKQALGAAAVLAHPDYRREFHLDVSETDGRANAVLYQRDRGSRRVLGYYSCRLEPVEQGQPACARFLAAVTRAVNHTSHIVLCHPLLIHTDHSVSALLASDAFSFSANRQIKMEDTLLAPHISFKPTRDHSRNMTAGVNSGTLEAHDCVARVAEERKVRRDLFMEPLDEPDWDLFTDGSSRRDDTGVRASYAVVQRQGRAFRTLEADEIPQPASAQLAEVYGLLRALELSEGLRVNIYTDSNYAWGAVHVEGAAWIRRGFRTAAGTPVKHEGPLRRLLRAVRLPTQVAVIKVAGHSSSNTPEARGNDAADRAAKAAIQMTTLRSGRDTSDCEPLAQPESRGLQVAPLLQADALLHLAELQGAASEAERQGWVNKGAARQHFTVGDTDHHIWRSEGGEIVAPRALLPSLFKEIHGPTHIGIAKVIKLIKNHWWAPKLKEHMENLRAECKICNEHNARKPLPHPMLKFPNPTGPWQEICMDFTDMGARLRTPKNHRYLLVIVDRFSRWVEAFPTRAEDGETVVNILTQELIPRYGVPTKVCTDNGTHFKNEHLARVEGVLGITHRFGSVYHPESQGLVERANRTIKDKIAKVMAGTQLTWVESLPLALMSMRQEKNGETFLTPHEILTGRSMPGPRTSPRWEENWETMNQDMTQYMRVLGQMVRLIAKQVRNAHPEDAPPELPLKIGDEVYLRQPGRSSWSEQRWHGPYPVTEISNNTLKVGREGDNNWHHFSHCSRTKKGRPIDPDSDIEEEEAEEDDAMENPDMGRSNAPR